In Strigops habroptila isolate Jane chromosome 6, bStrHab1.2.pri, whole genome shotgun sequence, a single genomic region encodes these proteins:
- the FBLN7 gene encoding fibulin-7: protein MARPRPVAGGTFLLVPQQGLPCTGTAPCPADGAGTSRSARLRPRLPLPRVPGRERERGMEMGVQGLAKTSHSPGTYLLLPPFLRHGDPGAAGSDGLIPSNNLWPPKRHRGKQSPALGLDAIAARLSPQSCLSRQQLLAAIRQMQQLLKGQETRFAEGLRVMKSRLSTLHASLAKGPPTPPPASCPALEAPTDGKKFGTKYLVEHEVHFTCDPGFQLLGSSTRTCQANGSWTGQEPRCTEISECSSSPCQNGGTCLEGLNQFKCLCPQQWTGATCQYQAQMAPPAWSVTDDPAFSRQPRCAQIDQTQHCSCEPGFHMSGTAASGLCQDLNECEVYKRDGGPRLCAHACVNLPGSYRCACPGGYVLLGDGKSCEDIDECALSQDNCTRGTTCINTGGGFQCVSPQCPPPTGNITYVKTSPFQCERNPCPMESRSCHQAPKTISFHYLPLPSNLLTPTPLFRMATAAAPGRPGPDSLRFGIAGGNNRGHFVMQRSDRHTGELILVQSLQGPQTIQVDVDMSEYLDRVFQAKHVSRITVFVSAYEF, encoded by the exons ATGGCCCGGCCCCGTCCCGTTGCTGGGGGGACATTTCTGCTGGTCCCACAGCAGGGGCTGCCCTGCACCGGCACCGCGCCGTGCCCAGCAGATGGAGCCGGGACCTCGCGCTCCGCCCGGCTGCGGCCGCGGCTGCCTCTGCCGCGGGTGCCGGGacgggagcgggagcgggggATGGAAatgggggtgcaggggctggcGAAGA CGAGCCACTCGCCCGGCACCTATTTGCTTCTGCCTCCCTTCCTCCGGCACGGGGACCCCGGAGCTGCTGGCTCAGACGGGCTCATCCCCAGCAACAACCTGTGGCCCCCCAAACGGCACCGAGGGAAGCAGAGCCCGGCGCTGGGGCTGGATGCTATTGCCGCTCG CCTGTCCCCGCAGAGCTgcctgagcaggcagcagctcctggccgCCATCCGGcagatgcagcagctgctgaaggggCAAGAGACGCGCTTCGCCGAGGGGCTGCGCGTGATGAAGAGCCGGCTCAGCACCCTGCACGCCTCCCTGGCCAAGGGCCCCCCCACGCCGCCGCCTG cctcctgccctgccctggaaGCCCCCACGGATGGGAAGAAGTTTGGCACCAAGTACCTGGTGGAGCACGAGGTTCACTTCACCTGCGACCCCGGCTTCCAGCTCCTGGGCTCCAGCACCAGAACGTGCCAGGCCAACGGCAGCTGGACCGGGCAGGAGCCCCGCTGCACAG agatCAGCGAGTGCTCGAGCAGCCCCTGCCAGAATGGGGGGACGTGTCTGGAGGGGCTCAACCAGTTCAAGTGCCTGTGCCCCCAGCAGTGGACCGGTGCTACCTGCCAGTACCAGGCGCAGATGG ctcctcctgcctggAGCGTCACGGACGACCCGGCCTTCAGCCGCCAGCCCCGCTGCGCCCAGATCGACCAgacccagcactgcagctgcgAGCCCGGCTTCCACATGAGCGGCACCGCGGCCAGCGGCCTCTGCCAGG ACCTCAATGAGTGCGAGGTGTACAAGCGGGACGGAGGGCCCCGGCTCTGCGCTCACGCCTGTGTCAACCTGCCCGGCTCCTACCGCTGCGCCTGCCCCGGCGGGTACGTGCTGCTGGGCGATGGCAAGAGCTGCGAAG ACATCGATGAGTGTGCCTTGTCCCAGGACAACTGCACGAGGGGAACCACCTGCATCAACACCGGGGGGGGCTTCCAGTGTGTcagcccccagtgccccccaccCACCGGCAACATCACCTATGTCAAGACATCACCCTT ccaGTGTGAGCGCAACCCCTGCCCCATGGAGAGCCGCTCATGCCACCAAGCCCCCAAAACCATCTCCTTCCACTACCTCCCGCTGCCGTCCAACCTGCTGACTCCCACCCCGCTGTTCCGCATGGCCACAGCGGCAGCTCCCGGCCGGCCGGGCCCCGACAGCCTCCGCTTTGGCATCGCGGGCGGCAACAACCGCGGGCACTTCGTGATGCAGCGCTCGGACCGGCACACCGGGGAGCTCATCCTGGTGCAGAGCCTCCAGGGCCCCCAGACCATCCAGGTGGATGTGGACATGTCCGAGTACCTGGACCGTGTCTTCCAGGCCAAGCACGTGTCCAGAATCACCGTCTTCGTGTCTGCCTATGAGTTTTAG